Proteins co-encoded in one Amaranthus tricolor cultivar Red isolate AtriRed21 chromosome 7, ASM2621246v1, whole genome shotgun sequence genomic window:
- the LOC130817849 gene encoding protein AGENET DOMAIN (AGD)-CONTAINING P1 — MSKFQFKKGTKVEISIDEDGFRGAWFIGTIVKQPAKNENQVMVEYETLLEDDESTPLREKVDLVQIRPVPPRETKRVYKIDEEVDVCYNDGWWEGVITQVLDDNQYSVYFRPSREQSDFKESDLRLHREWVNQKWVPPLQEEKEEEVVVAEEKIHNEKEEKYFCKGSLVEVSNDEDGFEGAWFAATVIELIGKDKFLIEYTDLRTDDDKEFVREEVDALHIRPRPPKAKLDKFKKSEEVDALYNDGWWVGIISKVLGQSKYLVYFKTTEETLEFKDNELRLHQDWIDGKWVIASKGLDLTE, encoded by the exons ATGTCCAAATTTCAGTTCAAAAAGGGTACGAAGGTTGAAATAAGCATTGATGAAGATGGTTTTCGTGGGGCATGGTTTATTGGCACAATTGTTAAACAACCAGCAAAAAATGAGAATCAAGTAATGGTTGAATATGAGACATTGTTGGAAGATGATGAATCAACCCCTTTGAGAGAAAAGGTAGATTTAGTGCAGATTAGACCAGTTCCACCGAGGGAAACCAAGAGGGTTTATAAAATCGATGAAGAAGTTGATGTTTGTTATAATGATGGATGGTGGGAAGGTGTTATCACTCAAGTTTTAGATGATAATCAATATTCTGTTTATTTTAGACCTTCAAGAGAGCAAAGTGACTTCAAGGAGTCAGATTTGAGGCTTCATAGAGAGTGGGTTAATCAAAAGTGGGTTCCTCCATtgcaagaagaaaaagaagag GAGGTGGTTGTAGCAGAAGAAAAGATTCATAACGAGAAAGAAGAGAAGTATTTCTGCAAAGGAAGCTTAGTCGAAGTGAGCAATGATGAAGATGGCTTTGAGGGTGCTTGGTTTGCTGCAACTGTTATCGAGTTGATTGGCAAGGATAAGTTCCTTATTGAGTACACTGATCTAAGAACAGATGATGATAAAGAGTTTGTGAGGGAAGAAGTAGATGCCCTACACATCAGGCCGCGTCCTCCAAAGGCAAAACTGGATAAATTCAAGAAGTCAGAAGAAGTTGATGCTCTTTATAATGATGGGTGGTGGGTGGGCATTATTTCCAAAGTTCTCGGTCAGTCAAAATATCTTGTTTACTTCAAAACCACGGAAGAGACATTAGAGTTCAAGGACAATGAACTAAGGCTGCATCAAGATTGGATTGATGGAAAATGGGTTATTGCGTCTAAG GGTCTAGACTTGACGGAATGA